The DNA window ACTGTCTcatttgggggcggggggcaggagaGCCATTATTAGCAGCCCGAGGGATAAGGAGTTGGCTTATTAGGGAGAGAAGTGTGAACTAAGGAGCAGCCGTAGTGCAGTGGCAGGAGCTCAGATTCAAGGTAAGTTAGGTCTTTGGTTCATCATCCTCAGTCAGTGCCCAAGTAGCCACGAGGCTGCAATTCGCCTACATTACCATAAGGGGGCAGCATCAAGAAGCGAGAGGCAGTGCCTGAGCACAGGGCTGGATCCCCTTGGATAGTGCGTCTGAGAGTGAGCAGGCGTATTCACGTCTGTGTGCTTTTAGCTGCGCGACCACGCCTCCATTCCAGTAGCTCCTTTCTTCCAGTGCAGGTCATCCCTCACCTCCACTGCATTCCCCTTACCTCTAATCTCCTAAGGTGGCCTTAGACTAGTAACAGAGTGCAGCCCCCCGGGGTAGGAGTCTGGGTTCAGATTTACTTGGGCGCCTGAGCGGAGCGGTGCTCCCAGGGAGCCTGGAGTAGTTCACTGTTCATCATCCCTCACGCTCCCTAGGGCCCCCAGGGAAGCTATATAAGGGCAGCTGCCTGGGGCGGAAGCATTGTTGGTGAGTGTGCCAGGCTTAGcccagggtggggaggaaaggggaggggaggggaggggagtctTGCCTGGGCCCTGGGAAGTTCACGGAGACCCAGGCAGGGAGGGTGCATTACCTGAGGAAGCCTGGTCTTTGCTCAGACAGCCTTGTTACTTGGAGACGTCTGCCAGCAGGCACTCTTCCTGATTACAACGTCTGGATCCCAGACCTGGTTCAGTGACCTTCCCAAAGAGGAGTTTCTTCAAACCACTGTGCGGCTCATTCCAAACTTTGTCTATCCCTTGTGCCAGGAAGGACTCCCCAGTTCCAGCTGCCCACCCTTCACTGAAAAAACAAGGCAAGGGGGATTAATTTAGCGGGAGAAaaatacttgtgtgtgtgtgtgtggtggcgaCTGGTAATGAAGAAACAAACTGAGAAGCTGGGCTGGAAAGTTACGTGGGAGCCACATTGGGAAGGGTTTTGAATGTAGACTGTGGAATTCCACCTCGATCTTGAAGGCTATGGGAGTCACCTGGAACTTGCTAAACAGGAGCCTGACATGTCCAGTTTTGCCATTTAGATGGCAGCCATGTAGAAGGTGGATTGAAGTGTCTGGGTTTGGAAGCAGGGAGGTGAGTTAGGAAGTTCTTTTCATAATCAGAGCAGAGTGGGTGATATAATGAGGTTGGTAGGGCGGGAGGATGtgttaaataaaaggaaaggcaCAGTTGATTacttggaaaaacaaaatcacagtggaagagaaagagcagagaaaTCAAGATGGGACTAGCTTCCCTGACCAGGATGACTCGGGTGACCCATTGGTACCATTCAGAGGGGTCCTATTTGGGACAAGATGAATGTGAGGCCCTTAGGCTATCCAAGTAGAACTATGAAGAGGCAGCAGGTTATATGGGTTTGCATCTCAGGACAGAGGCTTAGAACAGAGTGGTCTGTGTAGAGAAAGGAAATTGAGCTTGGGGTGTTCTGTGCTCCCCAGGGAGGGTAGTGGAGGAAGGAGGATGTGCTTGTGGATATCACAGAGCACTGGTGGCAACACAGACTGATTTTCTCTTCATGTCTCAGCTGTATCTGGTTTCCATGTCACAGCCCAGCCAAGCACAATCTGGGACTGACTCTCATGTGGGCCTTGAGAGATCCCAATGAAAGACTATATTCCATTCTTTGTTGGGGGCTGGAAATGATAGTCTTTCTTCACTCctatctccccacctcccagaagACCAGAAAGCTTTTCCcaaatttttctgattaaaaaaacaaaaagtcaccTGGAGAGAAgggatttattgttttttaaccaGATTTCTGGACCCTTCCCCTGGAAAATCTGATTCTCTGGGCCTGGACTAGGACCTGGAGAGATAGTGTTTTCAATAACCACTTCAGATGATTCTATCACGGAATTTTGAGAAATGGTACTCAGGCTGAAACACAAACCTATCTCTTGAAATCTAGGCTCAAACTGACCCCCTGCTTCCCATCCTAAAATCAGATTAGAGTGAGTCTTAAAGGCAACCACAGACTGAACCTCAAACTCTGAACTCAGACAGATCCTAACCCTAACACGCACTAGAAAACCTGGGATCTGGAAGGATCTGTGCAAGCCTGGCAGTTGTGTTGTGGAAGTGGCCAAGAGCGGTGTCTGTGGTCAGAAACATCAGCTCTGGAAATGAAGAGCTCTTGCACGTGTGTTCTGAGTGGGCTTCACACACTGAGATTAATGGGACCCCCAGGGAGGTATGTCTGTGAAGAATTAGAGCAGAAGGAGGCTGGAGTTCAGGATTACCAGAAGTACTTAGGCTTTGTTTGCTGCCCTCACTGTTTCAGTGTCCTTTCCTAATaagtcctttctctcctctgagccATAACTGAGTGATGTTTCTCCTTTTCGCTGTCATAGACCCTGGACTAGGGATGCAGAAACCTTGATTCTTTGTTCCTGCCATGACCACACCAAATGGAACTCCGGTCTACCCAGCACACTTCCTGCTGATGGGCATCCCTGGCCTGGCACCTAATGTCCACTTTTGGCTGGCTTTCCCACTGTGTTGTATGTATGCCTTGGCCACCCTGGGCAACCTGGCCATTGTCCTCATCATCCGTGTGGAAAGGTGCCTGCATGAGCCCATGTACCTCTTCCTGGCCGTGCTTTCTAACATTGACCTAGTCTTCTCCTCCGTTACTATGCCCAAGATGGCCAGTCTCTTCCTGACAGGCGTCCAGAAAGTCGAGTTCAACGTCTGTCTGGCCCAGCTGTTCCTTATCCATGCTCTGTCAGCCATGGAGTCAGCTGTCCTGCTGGCCGTGGTGTTTGACCACGTTGTGGCCATCTGCCACCCACTGCGGCATGCTTCTGTGCTCACGGGGCCTACGGTCACCACGATCACCAAGATCTGACTAGCTGCCCTGACCAGAGGATTTGTATTCTTCTTCCCCCTGCCCTTCATCCTGAAGCAGTTGTCGTACTGCCAAACACACCCTGTCACACACTCCTTCTGTCTGCCCCAAGATATTATGAAGCTGTCCTGTACTGCCACCATGGTCAGTGTGGTGTACGGGCTCTTCATCATCCTTGCGGTCACGGACGTCGACTCTCTCTTCCCTGGCTTCTCCTGTATCCTCATTCTGAGGGCTGTGTTGGAGCTGTCCTCTCGGGGGGCGGCACTCAAGGCTTTCAACACCTGCATCTCCCATCTCTGTGCTGTGCTGGTCTTCTACGTGCCCCTCATCGGGCTCTCGGTGGTACACAGGCTGGGTGGTGCCACTTCCCTTCTCCATGTGATTACGGCTAATATCTGTCTATCTACTACTACCACCCATGGTTAACCCTATAGTATGGAGCCAAAACCAAGGAGAGTCATTCACGGGTCCTCCATATGTTCTTACAGGATGGCAGGTGAGCAGGATAACCTCTTCAGTGTCCTCAGTCTCTACCAAAGATGGCAGGATTTGGGTCCTGTTGAACATCTTGGTGATTGGAACATCCAACCCACTGGGATGTCTGCTCCCAGTTACTTAAATAGACCTTGAATTTCTGTCTCCAGGAATGTGTCAATACAGAAGGACTTATGACAGTTTGGACAGGAGATCCTGGAGAATGATCACCCTGGTCTCTCCGCTATGGTGGCCTTGCTGTATTCCTCTCTCCCAACTAGAAAATACACCCAATACTGACATGAGAAGGCTGTAAATGACGTACCTTATGATTCATTCCAGTCTTGatatatgattttaattattttgcttcCATGTATCCATGTCAGTGAATCTGTGTTAGCTATAAAGCTTCTTTCTTGGACCCCAAAATGGTTACACAGCCCCATTTTTAGGGGTTAATGAAGGTATTTGGGTGATAGTaattggagggagggagatggtaGCAAGCGAAAAAACAGCTCACATGAAATGTTACTGTTCTGTATGCATGTGAGTGTATTTATGTGGAATCTGCCAATGTCAATGTCATCTACGTGGTTCTATTGGAGACTGTTTTTCCTTAAGGGTGATGTTTATCCTGGTTGTGGCTGTGAGTGTGTTTATGTGACTATATGTATTTTTAGTGTGTGCGTGTGAGTACATAGAACATGTGCCAGTTGTGTTTTGGTCTGTGTGATAGTTGTGTCCTGGTGTGTATACACTACATAAATAATGTCTCTGTATGTTTATTATGTTTATGTGGCCTCTGTTAGTTGGTATGTGACGTGCATCTATGTGAGAATGATGGACAATATCTTTATGTGTATCTGATGAGAATGCTGCCTCTTTTTTCCTTCGTATCTGTAATATGTAAATGTACAGTGTAAAATGTTACATATTTGTAACAATGTGGAATATATAATATGCATGAGTGTGTGGAATGTGTAGTGTTGGGATGCTATGCCTTTTGGCATGTGTGGTGTTTATCTTTGGGCGTATATCTGTTGTGCATCGTATTTGTGACATGAAATCCATTTGTGTAATATATATGTCTTTAGTCATATGTAGGTGGAATATAATGTCTGAAGGATATGTGAGAAAAAAAGATAGGTGTACAAgggggcgtgtgtgtgtatgcattgtTTGTGATTATTGTGTTTTAGGGAGTATTTCCTTTGTGCACTGGGTATGGATTATATGACACAAGAGCGGGTATAACTTCTGTGTTCCTGGGCACTGATtgaag is part of the Balaenoptera musculus isolate JJ_BM4_2016_0621 chromosome 8, mBalMus1.pri.v3, whole genome shotgun sequence genome and encodes:
- the LOC118898796 gene encoding LOW QUALITY PROTEIN: olfactory receptor 51D1 (The sequence of the model RefSeq protein was modified relative to this genomic sequence to represent the inferred CDS: inserted 2 bases in 1 codon; deleted 1 base in 1 codon; substituted 2 bases at 2 genomic stop codons); the encoded protein is MQKPXFFVPAMTTPNGTPVYPAHFLLMGIPGLAPNVHFWLAFPLCCMYALATLGNLAIVLIIRVERCLHEPMYLFLAVLSNIDLVFSSVTMPKMASLFLTGVQKVEFNVCLAQLFLIHALSAMESAVLLAVVFDHVVAICHPLRHASVLTGPTVTTITKIXLAALTRGFVFFFPLPFILKQLSYCQTHPVTHSFCLPQDIMKLSCTATMVSVVYGLFIILAVTDVDSLFPGFSCILILRAVLELSSRGAALKAFNTCISHLCAVLVFYVPLIGLSVVHRLGGATSLLHVITANSVYLLLPPMVNPIXYGAKTKESHSRVLHMFLQDGR